A single region of the Musa acuminata AAA Group cultivar baxijiao chromosome BXJ1-11, Cavendish_Baxijiao_AAA, whole genome shotgun sequence genome encodes:
- the LOC103972021 gene encoding uncharacterized protein LOC103972021 yields MAKDRDGSVPEEEKEVQERGDDGPHLGRHKKSKRKEETESEESSGGSGDDRVRSKKKRRRHRSSRRGHRRRGRASGSESDDSTSSDSYTESETDESGSESESEESDGEARKRRRKEKRRRERESEKERRRRKEREKERKRREEEKEAKRRRKKRKEKKKEKEGAKKGAVTNSWGKYGIIREIDMWNKRPEFTAWLSEVKQVNLEALSNWEEKQMFKEFMEDHNTATFPSKKYYDLDAYHRRKIEKAMKKGSKKFQEMERTVFDDEEQRRIELLRERERQKEEQVEALKRSMQSGMAQAMKEQSRLREEMMYQYKLGNFEAAAAIQKRLDPDVAM; encoded by the exons ATGGCGAAGGATCGAGACGGATCCGTTccggaggaagagaaagaggtgcaaGAGCGAGGCGATGACGGCCCTCATCTCGGTCGCCACAAGAAATCCAAGCGGAAGGAGGAGACGGAGAGCGAGGAGAGTTCCGGTGGTTCCGGCGACGACAGAGTTCGATCAAAGAAGAAGAGGCGGCGGCACCGGAGCTCGAGGAGAGGCCATAGAAGGAGAGGCCGTGCGTCGGGGAGCGAGTCGGATGATTCGACTTCTTCCGATTCGTACACAGAGTCCGAGACGGACGAGTCCGGCAGCGAGTCCGAGTCGGAGGAGAGCGACGGCGAggcaaggaagaggagaaggaaggagAAGCGGCGGCGAGAGAGGGAGTCTGAGAAGGAGCGGAGGAGAAGGAAGGAGCGGGAGAAGGAGAGaaagaggagggaggaagagaaggaggcgaagaggaggaggaagaagcgcaaggaaaagaagaaggagaaagaaGGGGCGAAGAAAGGGGCAGTCACCAATTCGTGGGGGAAGTATGGCATTATCAGAGAAATCGACATGTG GAATAAACGACCTGAGTTTACTGCTTGGCTATCAGAAGTGAAACAG GTGAATCTGGAAGCATTGTCAAATTGGGAAGAGAAACAAATGTTCAAAGA GTTTATGGAGGACCATAATACGGCTACATTTCCATCCAAGAA ATACTATGATTTAGATGCCTATCATCGACGTAAGATAGAAAAAGCGATGAAAAAAGGCTCAAAGAAATTCCAAGAGATGGAACGTACAGTTTTTGATGATGAAGAACAGCGTAG AATTGAATTGCTGAGGGAGCGTGAAAGACAAAAAGAAGAACAAGTAGAGGCTTTGAAGCGCTCAATGCAAAGTGGCATG GCTCAAGCAATGAAGGAGCAGTCTCGTTTAAGGGAAGAAATGATGTATCAGTATAAGTTGGGAAACTTTGAG GCTGCAGCTGCTATCCAGAAAAGATTGGATCCTGATGTTGCTATGTAG
- the LOC103972022 gene encoding E3 ubiquitin-protein ligase RMA3-like, which produces MDGHRGESRRGDEPGKTCEPDAGALASGNGCFECNICLDVAAEPVVTLCGHLYCWPCIYRWLQQAESAAPQLCPVCKAALSLDALVPLYGRGHRGCGRNSHPGVEVPRRPRPARRGAIGPNEARYPEIRPHRYLQPSHSMAGGVLGGLAVAVLSWMVRDQEWASVDYSNPYHMGGNEGSRRRRRREMELERSLHQIWAFALLQE; this is translated from the exons ATGGACGGCCATCGAGGGGAATCCCGTCGCGGGGACGAGCCTGGGAAGACGTGCGAGCCGGACGCCGGCGCGCTGGCCTCCGGCAACGGGTGCTTTGAGTGCAACATATGCCTCGATGTCGCCGCGGAGCCGGTCGTCACGCTCTGCGGCCACCTCTACTGCTGGCCGTGCATATACAGGTGGCTGCAGCAGGCCGAGAGCGCCGCCCCCCAGCTGTGCCCCGTATGCAAGGCCGCCCTCTCCCTGGACGCTCTGGTGCCGCTCTACGGCCGCGGCCACCGAGGCTGCGGGAGGAACTCCCACCCGGGCGTCGAGGTACCGCGTCGTCCGCGGCCGGCCCGCCGGGGCGCGATCGGGCCGAACGAGGCGCGGTACCCGGAGATTCGGCCTCACCGTTACCTGCAACCGAGCCACTCGATGGCGGGCGGCGTGCTGGGGGGATTGGCGGTGGCGGTGCTCTCGTGGATGGTCCGGGATCAGGAGTGGGCCAGCGTTGACTACTCGAATCCTTACCACATGGGTGGCAATGAGGGCAGCCGCAGGCGAAGGAGGCGGGAGATGGAGCTGGAGAGGTCACTCCATCAGATTTGG GCTTTTGCTTTACTACAGGAGTAG